In the Topomyia yanbarensis strain Yona2022 chromosome 3, ASM3024719v1, whole genome shotgun sequence genome, one interval contains:
- the LOC131694288 gene encoding merozoite surface protein 2 isoform X2: MILKGITIVLAVTVLTQCAFGLPAPQWLSFKDGKFGVNFGGYHAEAGLGGLLTGNAAHGGLSASAGTPHGQQAGAGLGGILDGNAKTAGGAYAGASAGHGVGASAAIGGGLDNEGGAGGTGAEAHAGSVSKKVVKLGQTGGSETTYTYDGLPSSQTVNTRFNQGFETKFKTKTFVKEVHTDLEAPPAVPPPVHTHTKTIYKKKFISRPHKGDVNTRYDSNGQNGGSTQKFPTSGIEHNPNFWNDIFNIPISTLTAVNQFLNNKPASGTRHKDA; this comes from the exons TGGTTATCATTCAAAGATGGTAAATTTGGCGTCAATTTCGGAGGATATCACGCAGAAGCAGGGTTGGGAGGACTTCTAACTGGTAACGCGGCGCATGGAGGCCTTTCGGCGTCGGCAGGCACGCCACATGGACAGCAGGCTGGAGCTGGATTAGGCGGCATTTTAGACGGCAATG CTAAAACCGCTGGTGGGGCGTACGCAGGAGCATCTGCAGGCCACGGAGTTGGGGCCAGTGCAGCTATCGGAGGCGGACTAGATAATGAAGGTGGTGCTGGTGGCACCGGAGCTGAGGCGCATGCGGGAAGCGTAAGCAAGAAAGTTGTTAAACTTGGCCAAACAGGAGGTAGTGAG ACCACTTATACCTATGACGGGCTACCATCATCTCAAACTGTCAATACTCGATTCAATCAGGGTTTTGAGACCAAATTCAAAACCAAAACCTTTGTGAAGGAAGTTCATACCGATCTCGAAGCACCACCAGCAGTTCCTCCTCCGGTGCACACCCATACAAAAacaatctacaaaaagaaatttatTTCCCGCCCACATAAA GGTGACGTAAATACTCGGTACGATTCGAACGGACAAAATGGAGGATCTACGCAGAAGTTTCCAACATCTGGTATCGAGCACAACCCTAACTTCTGGAATGATATTTTTAAC ATTCCGATTTCTACACTGACAGCAGTTAACCAATTCTTGAACAATAAACCTGCAAGTGGAACCAGGCATAAGGATGCCTAG
- the LOC131694288 gene encoding merozoite surface protein 2 isoform X1 yields MILKGITIVLAVTVLTQCAFGLPAPQWLSFKDGKFGVNFGGYHAEAGLGGLLTGNAAHGGLSASAGTPHGQQAGAGLGGILDGNAKTAGGAYAGASAGHGVGASAAIGGGLDNEGGAGGTGAEAHAGSVSKKVVKLGQTGGSETTYTYDGLPSSQTVNTRFNQGFETKFKTKTFVKEVHTDLEAPPAVPPPVHTHTKTIYKKKFISRPHKVAIVETSVDQGNPVSNNIDPNRFFDFQAFTNIASSFSYPAPQRPSSTTFVQQEQQESGISQEGDVNTRYDSNGQNGGSTQKFPTSGIEHNPNFWNDIFNIPISTLTAVNQFLNNKPASGTRHKDA; encoded by the exons TGGTTATCATTCAAAGATGGTAAATTTGGCGTCAATTTCGGAGGATATCACGCAGAAGCAGGGTTGGGAGGACTTCTAACTGGTAACGCGGCGCATGGAGGCCTTTCGGCGTCGGCAGGCACGCCACATGGACAGCAGGCTGGAGCTGGATTAGGCGGCATTTTAGACGGCAATG CTAAAACCGCTGGTGGGGCGTACGCAGGAGCATCTGCAGGCCACGGAGTTGGGGCCAGTGCAGCTATCGGAGGCGGACTAGATAATGAAGGTGGTGCTGGTGGCACCGGAGCTGAGGCGCATGCGGGAAGCGTAAGCAAGAAAGTTGTTAAACTTGGCCAAACAGGAGGTAGTGAG ACCACTTATACCTATGACGGGCTACCATCATCTCAAACTGTCAATACTCGATTCAATCAGGGTTTTGAGACCAAATTCAAAACCAAAACCTTTGTGAAGGAAGTTCATACCGATCTCGAAGCACCACCAGCAGTTCCTCCTCCGGTGCACACCCATACAAAAacaatctacaaaaagaaatttatTTCCCGCCCACATAAA GTAGCAATAGTTGAGACTTCGGTCGATCAGGGCAATCCCGTATCTAACAACATAGATCCGAACCGATTTTTCGATTTCCAAGCATTCACGAACATTGCTTCAAGCTTCTCATACCCTGCACCTCAAAGACCATCATCAACGACCTTTGTTCAGCAAGAGCAGCAAGAATCTGGAATTTCCCAAGAG GGTGACGTAAATACTCGGTACGATTCGAACGGACAAAATGGAGGATCTACGCAGAAGTTTCCAACATCTGGTATCGAGCACAACCCTAACTTCTGGAATGATATTTTTAAC ATTCCGATTTCTACACTGACAGCAGTTAACCAATTCTTGAACAATAAACCTGCAAGTGGAACCAGGCATAAGGATGCCTAG
- the LOC131694283 gene encoding augmin complex subunit dgt5: protein MASLDEVAQFKVWATRLGCPLEKIPPDEILKKYIRGKESILFQQIMKAVRPRQEIATMRNNVLVSQLKHYRSLGSVVAQSKLNQMPEELRRFEKVGKLKAKCAETKGRIMSSINALNSVAGKIKEKNIQKVSLATKLREADDKLCFHRAVNNYLAKMSTKEVEIKETIDHLMPVKIMDSSKTKIDAENAIKLCLKKLQDFYSKFSEFKQEGCKQAQQVLWANLKTALKGIPNYYLWSVLMEMKEKQLLEISEADRQQNEFEKNTTLSDQDMLQVNMAKLCGSHINLFIDLVSMKHSVQSLREDYLTKYTPFSQMLESKMNLLNVMDDEADAILEDYMLQSTTKDYNQGQLELINKEIERKKQEIKIQTKKLENHEQLLAQLREIYNEIDSYSEKIQEEIQLLNQIKEKITYFKRFSRYTVHNMRQKTANQTMNLSEQSLNLTRLESKSISHVPVYSPATLPPYRNELALLADIPFSKFNRSSKIPLFSMDIHICLLTGREPSSVLSLLPNCFSSAEMSLQAVRAVIKFDECLRSFTQDIKPEMDTVALDDQHYRQLWATNHEKICELLDEIEAISGNTKQVIGKSRVYYNFVLSNALRKFVPPKKLFNGRNYREYECEYMMYYRMINGTTGEN, encoded by the exons ATGGCATCGTTGGACGAAGTAGCACAATTTAAAGTATGGGCAACAAGACTTGGTTGTCCTTTGGAGAAAATACCGCCTGATGAAATACTCAAAAA ATACATCCGAGGTAAGGAGAGCATTCTCTTCCAGCAAATTATGAAAGCAGTCCGACCGCGCCAGGAAATCGCCACGATGCGGAACAATGTACTCGTATCGCAACTGAAACATTATCGAAGTTTAGGCAGTGTTGTAGCT CAATCCAAACTTAACCAAATGCCTGAAGAGCTCCGACGGTTTGAAAAGGTAGGAAAATTAAAAGCTAAATGTGCTGAGACAAAAGGGCGAATTATGAGTTCGATTAACGCATTAAACTCAGTGGCGGGTAAGATCAAAGAGAAAA ATATTCAAAAGGTAAGTCTTGCTACGAAACTTCGTGAAGCTGACGACAAACTCTGCTTTCATAGAGCTGTAAACAATTATTTGGCAAAAATGTCCACGAAAGAGGTTGAGATCAAAGAAACCATCGACCACCTGATGCCCGTAAAGATTATGGATTCTTCTAAAACTAAAATAGATGCTGAAAATGCTATTAAGCTTTGTTTGAAGAAATTACAGGATTTTTACTCGAAATTCTCTGAGTTTAAGCAGGAAGGATGCAAACAGGCTCAGCAAGTCTTGTGGGCCAATCTGAAAACCGCTCTGAAAGGTATTCCAAACTATTATCTTTGGAGTGTTTTAATGGAAATGAAGGAAAAGCAGCTTTTAGAGATATCTGAAGCAGATCGACAGCAGAATGAGTTTGAGAAAAATACAACCTTATCGGATCAAGATATGTTACAAGTAAACATGGCGAAGCTGTGCGGTTCTCATATTAACCTCTTCATTGATTTGGTTTCTATGAAGCATTCCGTGCAGTCCTTGCGGGAGGACTATTTGACAAAGTACACGCCGTTTTCTCAGATGCTGGAAAGTAAAATGAATTTGCTAAATGTCATGGACGATGAGGCGGATGCCATTCTGGAAGATTATATGCTTCAATCGACAACGAAAGATTACAATCAAGGTCAGCTGGAGCTGATAAATAAAGAGATTGAGAGAAAGAAGCAAGAGattaaaattcaaacaaaaaagtTGGAGAACCATGAACAATTGCTTGCACAATTAAGAGAAATatataatgaaattgattctTACTCGGAGAAAATTCAAGAAGAAATTCAGCTGCTCAatcaaataaaagaaaaaataacgtACTTTAAGCGATTCAGTCGCTACACCGTTCACAACATGCGTCAGAAGACTGCAAATCAGACGATGAATCTGAGCGAACAATCTTTGAACCTCACAAGGCTTGAAAGCAAATCAATCTCCCACGTCCCGGTATATTCTCCAGCAACTCTTCCACCATACAGAAACGAACTTGCACTTCTTGCAGATATTCCGTTCTCCAAATTTAATCGATCGTCTAAGATTCCACTTTTTTCTATGGACATCCACATCTGCTTACTCACAGGTCGTGAGCCTAGTTCAGTGCTATCTCTTTTGCCAAACTGCTTTTCGTCAGCAGAAATGTCATTACAAGCGGTCAGAGCTGTCATCAAATTTGACGAATGTCTCAGGTCATTTACGCAAGACATCAAACCGGAGATGGACACGGTTGCTTTGGATGATCAACACTATCGGCAGCTGTGGGCGACAAATCATGAGAAAATTTGTGAACTACTGGATGAAATTGAAGCGATTTCGGGTAATACGAAGCAAGTGATTGGGAAAAGTCGCGTCTACTACAATTTCGTGCTATCCAACGCACTAAGAAAATTCGTTCCGCCGAAAAAGCTGTTTAATGGGCGAAACTACCGTGAATATGAGTGCGAATATATGATGTATTATCGGATGATTAATGGCACAACGGGAGAAAATTGA